A DNA window from Patescibacteria group bacterium contains the following coding sequences:
- the secD gene encoding protein translocase subunit SecD has translation MPNYSSQKAYTFKMGPRQKLWGAIFLIIILAFLAGLVDWPKGPEPVIGGIRREIKIHLGLDLQGGTHLVYQADVADIPAKDQGSAVEGVRDVIERRVNVFGVSEPIVQTAKVGEVWRVIVELPGVTDVGEAIQMIGETPLLEFKEYDPNAQTELTSEQRYEMESYNTDAKKRAEEILQAIKKEPARFSEIAQEKSEDPVSKEKGGELGWFARGQMVPEFEEAVFEGLEVGEVTQALIQTDFGYHIIKKNDERSIATGSFEVEGQEPQELGGNREVNASHILIRTKSVNDYIKFEDQWKYTGLTGKQLETSRVEFGQNTGAAEVSLLFNDEGKDLFAKITEQNVGNQVGIFLDGFPVSLPTVQEKIPNGKARITGTFNLTEAKELAMRLNAGALPVPINLVSQQNIGPSLGKISVEKSFLAGIIGILLIALFMIIYYRLPGLLAVLALGVYGLLVLALFKLIPVTLTLAGVAGFILSIGMAVDANVLIFERMKEELRAGKPLDLAIHEGFKRAWTSIRDGNISTLITCFILYWFGTSMIRGFGLTLGLGIIVSMFSAILITKTFLKVFERVDIGWLWGVKRNENTRL, from the coding sequence ATGCCAAATTATTCTTCTCAAAAGGCATATACTTTTAAAATGGGACCCAGACAAAAATTATGGGGCGCTATTTTTTTAATTATTATTTTAGCATTTCTTGCTGGGCTAGTTGATTGGCCAAAAGGACCAGAACCAGTCATTGGCGGCATCAGGCGGGAAATAAAAATTCATTTAGGTCTGGATTTGCAGGGCGGTACGCATTTGGTTTATCAGGCGGATGTTGCGGATATTCCAGCCAAAGATCAGGGGAGCGCGGTTGAAGGCGTGCGGGATGTAATTGAGCGCCGGGTGAATGTTTTTGGGGTTAGCGAGCCAATAGTTCAAACCGCCAAAGTAGGGGAGGTTTGGCGAGTGATTGTTGAGTTGCCCGGGGTAACTGATGTGGGTGAGGCGATACAGATGATTGGCGAGACACCGCTTTTAGAATTTAAAGAATATGATCCCAATGCGCAGACGGAGTTGACTAGCGAGCAGAGATATGAAATGGAATCTTATAATACAGATGCCAAAAAACGCGCCGAGGAAATTTTGCAAGCAATAAAAAAAGAACCAGCGAGGTTTAGCGAGATTGCCCAAGAAAAATCAGAAGACCCGGTATCCAAAGAAAAGGGCGGCGAACTCGGCTGGTTTGCCCGGGGGCAGATGGTTCCAGAATTTGAAGAAGCGGTTTTCGAGGGATTAGAAGTGGGCGAGGTTACCCAAGCATTAATTCAAACAGACTTTGGTTATCACATTATAAAAAAGAATGATGAGCGATCTATTGCCACAGGATCGTTTGAGGTTGAGGGTCAAGAGCCCCAAGAGCTGGGAGGCAACAGAGAGGTTAATGCCAGCCATATTTTAATTCGCACCAAAAGTGTAAATGATTATATAAAATTTGAAGACCAATGGAAATATACGGGTTTGACCGGCAAGCAATTAGAAACCTCCCGCGTGGAATTTGGCCAAAACACCGGCGCAGCCGAAGTGAGCCTGTTATTTAATGATGAGGGTAAAGATTTATTTGCTAAGATTACCGAACAAAATGTTGGCAACCAAGTGGGTATTTTTCTTGATGGTTTCCCGGTGAGTTTACCAACGGTTCAAGAGAAAATTCCTAACGGAAAAGCAAGAATTACCGGCACTTTTAATTTAACGGAAGCCAAAGAATTAGCCATGCGCCTTAATGCTGGTGCCTTGCCAGTACCCATAAACCTTGTTAGTCAACAAAATATTGGTCCATCTTTGGGTAAGATTTCTGTTGAAAAAAGTTTTTTGGCTGGCATTATCGGTATCTTATTGATCGCTTTGTTTATGATTATTTATTATCGTTTGCCTGGCTTGTTAGCGGTTTTAGCCCTTGGTGTTTATGGTTTGCTAGTTTTGGCCTTGTTTAAACTTATTCCTGTCACTCTAACTTTAGCTGGTGTGGCTGGTTTTATTTTGTCTATTGGCATGGCGGTGGATGCTAATGTGTTGATTTTTGAACGAATGAAAGAGGAACTGCGAGCGGGCAAGCCCCTGGACTTAGCCATCCATGAGGGTTTTAAGCGCGCTTGGACTTCTATTCGCGATGGTAATATCTCGACCCTGATTACTTGTTTTATTCTTTATTGGTTTGGCACCAGCATGATTCGGGGTTTTGGTTTGACTCTTGGCCTTGGTATTATAGTCAGTATGTTTTCGGCCATTTTGATAACTAAGACGTTTCTCAAGGTGTTTGAACGGGTGGATATAGGTTGGCTGTGGGGAGTGAAACGCAATGAAAATACAAGACTATAA
- a CDS encoding HNH endonuclease, which produces MPKCKAPGCNKLTRHKNTKKIYCPMHLSRLKRNGHLGLRDKSFHKLEKLPHKFVDGFVLKNCSKMIDTDIAKYLQQQGFKGATVWIVKYRRRKLGVKKYLYGEVKKHKAWVRQQAIKKYGNACELCGYNLHIETHHIIPKHKGGTHTVNNLIVLCSNCHTLITNKRFELKSRKDIKKVSKKIKRSLKLTYPYLE; this is translated from the coding sequence ATGCCAAAATGTAAAGCTCCAGGTTGCAACAAGTTAACGCGCCACAAAAATACAAAAAAAATATATTGCCCTATGCATCTATCCCGTCTAAAAAGAAACGGTCATCTTGGATTGCGCGATAAAAGTTTTCATAAACTAGAAAAACTTCCACATAAATTTGTTGACGGTTTTGTTCTTAAAAACTGCTCTAAAATGATTGATACTGATATTGCGAAATATTTACAACAACAAGGCTTTAAAGGTGCCACTGTATGGATAGTTAAATATAGAAGAAGAAAATTAGGAGTCAAAAAATATCTATATGGTGAAGTCAAGAAACATAAAGCATGGGTTCGACAACAAGCGATTAAAAAATATGGTAATGCCTGTGAGTTATGCGGTTACAATCTTCACATTGAAACCCATCATATTATTCCAAAACATAAAGGAGGAACTCATACTGTAAATAACCTTATAGTTCTCTGTTCTAACTGTCATACCTTAATCACGAATAAAAGATTTGAATTAAAAAGTAGAAAAGATATTAAGAAAGTCAGTAAAAAAATAAAGAGATCACTAAAATTAACTTATCCGTATTTAGAATAG
- the secF gene encoding protein translocase subunit SecF, which translates to MLNIIQNRKTYFTISSILVALSIASLLIWGLVPAIDFTGGTLMEIEFNTEPIPNIQEIRNLFIVNKDTQVSKEELGEVRVQPIGEKGMLFRFKPISEDTHQEILTLLHENFNPDYPTTTATTTPNVILPIEELKYESIGPVIGQELQKKTTWAIAMVAVCIILYIAWAFRKVSKPVQSWKYGIGAIVALGHDIIIVAGIFSVLGRFAGVEIDVLFVTALLTILGYSVNDTIVVYDRTRENLHRYQGFDFEDIVNRSVNETIVRSLNTSITTLLVLFSVYLFGGASIRNFVLALICGAFVGTYSSIFIASPLLVVWQKLRRR; encoded by the coding sequence ATGTTAAACATAATTCAAAATCGCAAAACATATTTCACTATCTCAAGCATCTTAGTCGCACTAAGCATTGCTTCTCTTTTGATTTGGGGACTGGTGCCGGCTATTGACTTTACAGGCGGGACTTTGATGGAAATTGAATTTAATACCGAGCCAATACCCAATATTCAGGAAATTAGAAATTTGTTTATTGTTAATAAAGATACTCAAGTGTCTAAAGAAGAATTAGGCGAAGTCCGGGTTCAGCCAATTGGCGAGAAGGGGATGTTATTTCGCTTTAAGCCGATTTCCGAAGATACGCATCAAGAAATACTAACCCTTTTGCATGAGAATTTTAACCCTGATTATCCAACAACAACGGCGACAACCACGCCTAATGTTATTTTGCCGATTGAAGAATTAAAATACGAATCAATCGGGCCGGTTATTGGTCAGGAATTACAAAAAAAGACCACCTGGGCCATTGCCATGGTGGCGGTTTGCATTATTTTATACATTGCCTGGGCTTTTAGAAAAGTCTCCAAACCCGTCCAATCTTGGAAATATGGCATTGGCGCGATTGTGGCCCTGGGCCATGATATTATAATTGTTGCGGGTATTTTTTCAGTCCTTGGACGATTTGCTGGAGTGGAAATTGATGTTTTATTTGTTACCGCGCTTCTAACGATTTTAGGTTATTCAGTTAATGATACCATAGTGGTCTATGACAGAACTCGTGAGAATTTGCATCGGTATCAAGGGTTTGATTTTGAGGATATAGTTAACAGAAGCGTTAACGAGACAATTGTGCGTTCTTTGAATACTTCAATCACAACCTTGTTAGTTTTGTTTTCCGTATACTTATTTGGCGGAGCGTCAATTCGTAATTTCGTGTTGGCGTTAATTTGCGGCGCTTTTGTCGGGACATATTCATCCATTTTTATAGCAAGTCCATTGCTGGTGGTTTGGCAGAAGTTAAGAAGGAGGTGA
- a CDS encoding tRNA-dihydrouridine synthase family protein, producing MKINLWKQFNRPIIVLAPMAGITDSAFRQICKSFGADLVYTEMVSADGLAYGSKKTLELMKFNKKERPIILQLFGKNPENFKKAIEIIRRLNSNISNKSNDSNDFNFVPDGIDVNMGCPSRKVVSSGHGVALMQEPKLAGEIVQTLKKATNLPISVKTRLGFKNKNEILSFGPKMEKAGADAICVHARTYKQGFSGPTDLEIIKKLKAKIKIPLIVSGGIYEPEDAKKVLNKTKADGIMIARGALGRPWIFKEISYELREYRCQFCEYANIEKNTLSFDWARIKKTALKHAALAYKSKGDYGIIEMRKHLAWYVKGQPNANELRRKLVRVETVEEIEKILEMPKSK from the coding sequence ATGAAAATTAATCTTTGGAAACAGTTTAATCGTCCAATTATTGTCCTAGCGCCAATGGCAGGAATTACTGATTCTGCTTTTCGGCAAATCTGTAAATCTTTTGGCGCGGATTTGGTGTACACGGAAATGGTAAGCGCTGATGGCTTGGCTTACGGTTCTAAAAAAACATTGGAGCTGATGAAGTTTAACAAAAAAGAGAGGCCAATCATACTTCAACTATTTGGGAAAAATCCTGAAAACTTTAAAAAGGCAATTGAAATTATCCGAAGACTCAACTCTAATATCTCTAATAAATCTAATGACTCTAATGATTTTAATTTCGTTCCTGATGGAATTGATGTCAATATGGGCTGTCCGTCGCGCAAGGTCGTCAGTTCGGGTCATGGAGTTGCTTTGATGCAAGAGCCAAAATTAGCTGGCGAAATTGTGCAGACACTTAAAAAAGCGACTAACTTGCCAATTTCTGTTAAAACGCGGCTGGGTTTTAAAAATAAAAATGAAATTTTGTCTTTTGGGCCAAAAATGGAAAAAGCCGGGGCTGACGCGATTTGTGTTCATGCTCGGACTTACAAGCAGGGTTTTAGCGGCCCTACAGACTTAGAGATTATCAAAAAACTTAAAGCAAAAATAAAAATTCCGCTGATTGTGAGCGGCGGGATTTACGAGCCAGAAGATGCTAAAAAAGTTTTGAATAAAACTAAGGCAGATGGTATTATGATTGCCCGAGGAGCATTGGGCAGGCCGTGGATTTTTAAAGAAATATCATACGAATTACGCGAATATAGATGCCAATTTTGCGAATATGCGAATATTGAAAAAAACACCCTGTCATTCGACTGGGCAAGAATAAAAAAAACCGCGCTGAAACATGCAGCTTTGGCTTATAAATCCAAGGGTGATTATGGAATTATTGAAATGCGGAAACATTTGGCTTGGTATGTTAAGGGTCAGCCGAATGCTAATGAATTGAGAAGAAAGTTGGTGCGGGTGGAGACGGTTGAAGAGATTGAGAAAATATTGGAAATGCCAAAATCCAAATAA